Sequence from the Helianthus annuus cultivar XRQ/B chromosome 13, HanXRQr2.0-SUNRISE, whole genome shotgun sequence genome:
GTTGAAAACCATTGTTTAGCTCTATCTTTAAGTGAAAATTTAAAAAGACGTAAGTTTACCTCTTCAAGTGAAAAGCCTTGCTTCCTAATGGTGCTACATATTGCTGCATATTCATTCAAATGTGTGTAAGGCTCGTCTGATGCAATTCCCCTAAAGGTTGGTAAAATAGCCAGAGGTCGAATTTCAAAGATTCTCCCATTTATATCCGGTGTAACAATTGGAGATAGACCTCTAAAGATAGTTAGCCTGAAATGGGTGTCTACTCCTAGTAGTGGTGGATCACCTTCACCACCTGCCATATTTGTGTTTTTGGTATCATTTTCTTTCGAATAAAAAATGTATTATGAAATTGGACTTGAAGTCAAGCTTGCTCTATGGACAACTCGGTTATGCCTTGCTAGTCTTTCTATCTCTGGGTCAAATGCTAATGGTGATGATCTTCCAGAAAAACTAGTATGCATACATCATACATATTCCCTGCACAATGAACGCAGCTCGCGTAATCGTGAATAAAAAGTAGCAATCTTTGtgatatttttggatttttttgttGAATATTTAGACAATAAAATAAAACAAGTCAACTAAAACCAAACCACTAAGCGCATAAACTCCCCGACAACGGCGCAACAAATAGGTAAATTTACAATTTTCattaatttattatatttatcTAAATTAACTAACTAATTAAACTTGTAACTCATTTTTAaaatatactctttcaagatATTCTAGTTTATGGTGAAGGACAAGTTTCGATATGTATAGGATAGATTTCGATTTGTGTAGGACAAATTTAGATATATGTATGATAAATTTTGATATCTATAGAATAAATTTTGAAACTAATATGATAAAGTGTTTTTGTCGAATTAATTAAAGAGAAAATAAGTAATGAGAGAAGTTACAAACTATTTGGTTTACTATTAcaccatttgttctttttcacctctatatatacacacacggtTAGGTTTTATTAGAAAACCACTATCATCCcatgtaaaatttaaaaaataaacataaatatatatatatatatatatatatatatatatatatagctcgTGGATCtatatatgtatttttattttttattaatttcaaaaaaaaatagtaaCAAATAGAAAAATCGGGaagaaatgataaaaaaattgttttacaaaactaaATTCTCAAAGTTATCAACACAAGAAATATATTATAATTAGTTTATATGAATTTTTTCTTACAAAAATTGACCATATATATGTACCTATCCTATCTCAATAGTAATTTGTTAAGTTTGGCTTAGCACACATATTTATTATCCCCAACTATATACTATATTTTAACAATTATAACTAAAATGCTTGTGGCATCTACCTTTTTTCCATTCCCAATTACTTTCACTTCCATCCTAATTGTTTTGACTATAAAAAAACCTAACGTAGAGCAATGGGAGATGATTTATACCACTCTCTTTAACCGTATCCAgtatattttttcttttgatgATAATGCTTTTCATATCATTGTTAATCTTTTTTAATAACTAGGAATaacacccgcgcgcgttgcggcgcgggtacattgcAAACGTCGAATGGATTAGTCtaaacgttatgtgatgcgttaaccatatgaaaacgtgCATTTCGACATATCTGAtcgaactcaatgtaacctatataagcattgcgattagatcaaaacataaagtaaatcaaatttataccgtaCAGTTATAATGTATTATATAGGTTCGACttatacatagaaaacgtaacgggtataaCGGAAAAGCTGACAAGTATAatcaaaagagattaattagaacTTTTGGAAAAAAGAAGTgacaatttgactccactcggttcgaaacaaaattAACGAAACATTCATAAAATAAGCACCGAAACAAATTATACTTGAACTCACTCATTTCCCAAAAAGTTTACGTTGAAACATAcgccaactcgaatttataccgaacgtacataaaatatgcacacAAAAGAtgttttttaaacaaaaagtattatatttgttctgactcgtttccagaaaaaagtttacgtcaaaacgtagagcaAATCAAATTCATACCAacacgtacataaaatatgcacgtaaaaataggtttttttaagtaaaggagGTATAGGGGTGAACTCGAAAGTAATTATTTTTAGTaaaaaattaataggttaaataCGTTTGTAAAATCGTGCCAAGTATCCCCAATGCCACACAACCAACAGAAGAGCtcgtaaaataaataaataaataaaagaaaaaataacACTGAACGAAAAAAcatacgtaaaatcgttgaatcaCGCACACCCGTTGCGGTGTGTTAATGGGGAGAAATTAGACCGAgacgtaaaacgtagaaagaAAAAACTAAGTTGATTTAGGGTCCCGCGCATTGGAATGAACTTTTCGAACGTAGAATAATAGACGtgttgcgacgggtctgtcaaacgggaaaaacagacaaaaaatgttgaaccacagaGACACacagttgcggcgtgttaactcgcGAAATTttaaacgaaacgtaaaacgaagaTGATTTATACCACTCTCTTTAACCGTATCCAgtatattttttcttttgatgATAATGCTTTTCATATCATTGTTAATCTTTTTTAATAACTAGGAATaacacccgcgcgcgttgcggcgcgggtacattgcAAACGTCGAATGGATTAGTCtaaacgttatgtgatgcgttaaccatatgaaaacgtgCATTTCGACATATCTGAtcgaactcaatgtaacctatataagcattgcgattagatcaaaacataaagtaaatcaaatttataccgtaCAGTTATAATGTATTATATAGGTTCGACttatacatagaaaacgtaacgggtataaCGGAAAAGCTGACAAGTATAatcaaaagagattaattagaacTTTTGGAAAAAAGAAGTgacaatttgactccactcggttcgaaacaaaattAACGAAACATTCATAAAATAAGCACCGAAACAAATTATACTTGAACTCACTCATTTCCCAAAAAGTTTACGTTGAAACATAcgccaactcgaatttataccgaacgtacataaaatatgcacacAAAAGAtgttttttaaacaaaaagtattatatttgttctgactcgtttccagaaaaaagtttacgtcaaaacgtagagcaAATCAAATTCATACCAacacgtacataaaatatgcacgtaaaaataggtttttttaagtaaaggagGTATAGGGGTGAACTCGAAAGTAATTATTTTTAGTaaaaaattaataggttaaataCGTTTGTAAAATCGTGCCAAGTATCCCCAATGCCACACAACCAACAGAAGAGCtcgtaaaataaataaataaataaaagaaaaaataacACTGAACGAAAAAAcatacgtaaaatcgttgaatcaCGCACACCCGTTGCGGTGTGTTAATGGGGAGAAATTAGACCGAgacgtaaaacgtagaaagaAAAAACTAAGTTGATTTAGGGTCCCGCGCATTGGAATGAACTTTTCGAACGTAGAATAATAGACGtgttgcgacgggtctgtcaaacgggaaaaacagacaaaaaatgttgaaccacagaGACACacagttgcggcgtgttaactcgcGAAATTttaaacgaaacgtaaaacgaaaaacttgcaaaagatgaaaagtataggggatgaaagtaaaaaaataaaaaaagtgttGTGATTAAATTGAAAATAATGGAAAAGTTTGAGTTAAAAGTTAAAAACCTAAAAggattaaaataaaaagaaaaaaaccaTTGTTggattaaaaatgaaaacttaaatttttttttgaaacacacCCTATGCATATGGTACAACAacaaaagcaacaaaatgttggtTATTTATATATGGTAATAATCATAGCAAATTTTAAAAATAGAATGTATATTTTGTGTAGAGCAAATTTTGTATTCAAATGTATAAATATAAGAATTTGAACAAAATTTAAATAACCATTTTAAAGAAATctaataaaatttaaaactatGTATAGAATTTCCAAACTCATCAAACTACAGTTCAGAAAATGACAATACGTTGTACAAATACAAAAATTTATGTAATATTTTAAACGTTTGAATATTAAATTTCAAACCTATTCATAATTCTATaaatttcttattttatttttttctacaataattatttttaaaattaaatatacTTGACTATTTTTATCACTATTTacttcaaaataataataaatacaaaAAATTTAGAAACACAAACATTTGCATTGAAAGATAATTTTCTACAACATGTTTCTTCTTTATAGGTCCCCTACCCCTTCAAAAAATGTTACAATCCACCTTCCTCattctcctcctcctcctctccCTCATCACCATTGTTCCTCCACCGTCTAACCCCACCGGCCACCGCTCTCCGATGGACAAAACCGACCGCGAAACACACGACTTCATGAACGTCGAATCCTTCTCTCAACTCCCCTTCATCCGCCCCTCATCCCTCAAAGAAAAAGGCGGCATCCGCCTTTTCGGCAAAGACTTCGGTGCATCAGGCGGCGCAGACTCCGCCACCTTGATCACCGAAGACTTTGACACGAACGACAACGCGGTCACAGACCGCGAAGAGTTCAAGGAAAGTAATGAAACAAGCCGGAAGTTTGAGTGTCACTACTGCTGCCGGAACTTCCCTACTTCACAAGCATTAGGTGGACATCAAAACGCACACAAAAGAGAAAGACAACATGCTAAACGAGCTCATCTCCAGTCAACCATGGTCAACGGCAGCTTTTCAGAAGCACAAATGTATGGTCTCATGAACTACCACCGTTTCACCACCACCCCACCACCCTACTACCACCACACAAACACAAACAACAACCCCATCAACACAAACTACCATCAAAGGTTTTTTAACCATAATTCCTCTTACATATCTCATCAAACCCCTATTAATGGTAGCCCATTAGGGTTATGGAGATACCCTAATGCCCAAAACACATCATATAACCGTGCTGATCATCATTTGATCAGCACGCCACCCGTTATGATGTCGTCGAAAGAGGGTTTACGCGCGTCAAGGATCCCGACAAGCTCGAGTTATATGTTTGATTCAAAGCCTAGTGTTCAAGATCAAGTTAGTCTCGACTTACGTCTGTGACATTTTCGTTTTTCTTAAGGTTTATTTAGAAGTGTTTTATAGAACTATCATTTCATTTTTTATTATGCTCAAGTACGTATGTTAATTATTagtcttgaaatctaacaaagatattacttttatttatatatatatatatatatatatatatatgtgtgtgtgttcttaGAGTTGTAAAGATAATTAGATGTTTAGATTAGATTTCTATCAAGAAACTTGTTTCTTAAACTCAAGTTTCAAGAAAAAAATGTTCAAAAGTGTCTGAAAGACACAGATCAAGCCGAACGAATTTGAATCGATTTTTTAATTTTGATTCAAATTCGTTCGGTTGATATTAAACAGTTTCATGGTTTTAATTTTACCCACATTATGTTGTTGTTgtattgagaaaaaaaaaagaaaaagaaaaccctAAAATGGTGATGAAGAATAGGGTTAGGAAAAAGTTATGAGGAAACAAGAAATCAACATAAGAACTAGATAATTTATTATGACATTgattaattttattaaattctgaagaaaaaaatgaattaaaagTTATGATAAGTCAACATCTGGGTTGAATCAGTGATTGTACCCACAAAAGCAAATGAAGCTGGGTTCATGAAGGAAAATGAGGGCTGATGACTATAACACTAATCCCAAAGGGCATACTCCCACTTCACCATGTTATCTATATTTGTCTAAAGTACAACTGTCAGCTGCTCAGTGTGCTTTCCATACTTGTACATTTTACAGGAcctttatgtgtgtgtgtgtgaccttgtatttttctttttatcaactagAAACTACCAGGAAACATGTTCAAGTAAAATAATATGAACAAAAAGGTTTATAGTGAAAAAGGTTTCTGAATTCTGATGTCTAAATATTTTATAGTTTTCTACTACAtgcacacaaacacacatatttAAAAATAATAGTTTCCTTTATATGTATACACATGTATAAATGAACCGATTCTTTAGGGAGTTATTCGAAATCAACTTCCTAAAAGCTCAAACTGAATTGGGTTAAACAAGCTTAAGCGGAGCTAGAGCCTCAATTCGGCTCATTTAATAAATGTGATTGTGAAGACGAGTTATGCATACTACATTTGACTAGGATAACAAACCTAAACGAGTCTATTAGTCATATGACTTtagtaattattattttatataataattatatcaTTACACAATAAATATTGTTATATGTAAAAGCTATGACAAAAATAACtaattaatatatacatatattgatATGTTGTTATATACTATTATTCCACTGTGTTATTAGTACAAACTCCAACAATTACATCAATGGAAACTTGAGTAGAAACTTCATTAGTTCCTACTACTTGGTTGTAACTTACTACCATTGATGATCAGTTTTCACTTGTATTAGTTTCCACTTAG
This genomic interval carries:
- the LOC110898196 gene encoding zinc finger protein 8 — protein: MLQSTFLILLLLLSLITIVPPPSNPTGHRSPMDKTDRETHDFMNVESFSQLPFIRPSSLKEKGGIRLFGKDFGASGGADSATLITEDFDTNDNAVTDREEFKESNETSRKFECHYCCRNFPTSQALGGHQNAHKRERQHAKRAHLQSTMVNGSFSEAQMYGLMNYHRFTTTPPPYYHHTNTNNNPINTNYHQRFFNHNSSYISHQTPINGSPLGLWRYPNAQNTSYNRADHHLISTPPVMMSSKEGLRASRIPTSSSYMFDSKPSVQDQVSLDLRL